The following is a genomic window from Thioclava electrotropha.
CGCGCCGCATCCGAGGAGCGTTGCGCGAGTGCGCGCACCTCCGAGGCGACGACGGCGAAGCCGCGCCCTGCCTCGCCAGCGCGGGCGGCCTCCACCCCGGCATTGAGGGCGAGCAGGTTGGTTTGGAAGGCGATCTCGTCGATGACGCTGGTGATCCGGCTGATCTGTTCCGAGCTCTGCTCGATTTCCGACATGGCCTGCACGGCTTCAGAGACGACGTGGCCGCTTTGTTCGGCACTGCGCCGGGCGGTTTCGACGAGGTCGTTGGCGCGACCGGCAGCGCGGGCGGCGGCCTCGACAGAGGCGGTGATCTCGTTGAGCGCTGCGGCGGTTTCTTCCAGCGTGGCTGCCTGCCGTTCGGTGCGTCGCGCCATATCGTCGGAGCTCGACGAGATCTGCCGCGCCTCGGTGCGGATCGATCCGGCATTGTCGAGCACCTTGCGCATCGCGCCCCGCAGATCGCCGATCGCGCTGTTGAAATCGCTGCGCAAAGCCTTGTAGTCGCCTTCGAATTCGGTGGTGATCTCGGCCATGAGGTCCCCGGCAGAGAGCCCCGCCAAGGCCGATTTCAGCGTCTCCACGATGTTCTGTTGGGCGGCCATCATCGCGCTTCGCTCGGCCCGCCGGGCTTCGGCTTCCAGATGTTGTTGCGTTCGGTCGCTCGCAAGAACGCTGAACATGACCATCTTGCCGTCCGTATCGAGGATCGGATTGACCGAGCCTTCGAGCCAGGCCTGACGGCCATCGGCGCAGCGCAGCACGAGCATGCCCGCAAAGGGCTGGGGGTCGCGCTGGAGGATTTCGCAGACTGGCTGCCCTTCGAAGGTGATCTGACCGGCGACGGACATTCCCTCCATCTTTGCGCGGGGCGCACCAAAAACCTCGGCAAATGCGTCGTTGACCGTGTCGATCGTCACGTCAGGGCGCAGATCGACTCGTAGCAGGTTGGCGTCGATCGCGGAAATCAAAGAGGCGTTTCGCTGTTCTTCGGTGATGTTGCGCCATTGCGAGACATGGCCGATCTTCTCCCCGGCCTCGTCGATGACGGGACTGACGAGGGCGAGAATCGCCCCGGCACGCATCCGTCCTTCGAGCGTGAGCGTGTCGCGCGCGCCATCGTCGAGGGCGGCGGCCGTTGTCGTGCCCGCCGGCAAGATGCGATCCGCGCGCGTTCCCAAGAGCTTGTCGGGATCGAAATCCGGGTTGTGGGCGCGAATTTCCGCAGCGAAGGGGCGCAGCAATTCCGCGGCCGCCTCATTGGCGAAGGTGATGACGTGGTCGTTGTTGGTAAGAATGATCGCGACGGTGGCGCTTTCGAGCGCGGCGCTATGCATCCGTGCGGCACGGTTATGCGATTCGGCGGTCGCGAGCTCGGACTGGAAGGTCCCCAGAGTGCGGGCGATCGCACCG
Proteins encoded in this region:
- a CDS encoding methyl-accepting chemotaxis protein, producing MSKSEAGASAWHTVMLKLLILIAAAGFVFATLMTLLTINSNHRRANEAARAHLDQILPMLGDSVTDALITGRIADATHELENVLAGSDGAGQSAIALNRRGTVMTEAGAPDPALIALAQSALEANDRAVSADGLSEAIPLRISPEDPPIAAIALRWSPAPAIARAQKDMVRNLAFTALIFAGILGGVMLGARWLITRPLTRVTEAMRSVAGGQLDTDIPATGRRDEIGAIARTLGTFQSELATAESHNRAARMHSAALESATVAIILTNNDHVITFANEAAAELLRPFAAEIRAHNPDFDPDKLLGTRADRILPAGTTTAAALDDGARDTLTLEGRMRAGAILALVSPVIDEAGEKIGHVSQWRNITEEQRNASLISAIDANLLRVDLRPDVTIDTVNDAFAEVFGAPRAKMEGMSVAGQITFEGQPVCEILQRDPQPFAGMLVLRCADGRQAWLEGSVNPILDTDGKMVMFSVLASDRTQQHLEAEARRAERSAMMAAQQNIVETLKSALAGLSAGDLMAEITTEFEGDYKALRSDFNSAIGDLRGAMRKVLDNAGSIRTEARQISSSSDDMARRTERQAATLEETAAALNEITASVEAAARAAGRANDLVETARRSAEQSGHVVSEAVQAMSEIEQSSEQISRITSVIDEIAFQTNLLALNAGVEAARAGEAGRGFAVVASEVRALAQRSSDAAREIAELIANSSAQVKRGVGLVGQAGDALGGIQSSVSDLLAYVADSANATQEQSAGLTEINSAVTQLDQVTQHNAAMFEEALAASQVLEREAMELGAAMGQFKLGEAAPDEGADSTSPAENAAAAETSPETSGPTASAPQQSARPKSAQQVSMSGNTALAVPPPSDDDWEDF